A part of Patagioenas fasciata isolate bPatFas1 chromosome 28, bPatFas1.hap1, whole genome shotgun sequence genomic DNA contains:
- the MARS1 gene encoding methionine--tRNA ligase, cytoplasmic isoform X2: MRLRVAPGGPAALKVLAAAGAAAAPVRLVWGDPLERPLASLSPPWVPALELDSGTVLFSPNAICQFFFLARGEEPTDLTNQWLEWEATELQPAASAALYAQLVHGKKGLEAVEALGQLLDHIEQNLTRRGTAYLAGDTKSVADVVVWGALFPVLQDETSLPSELQALRTWFQNMTLSEACRKAADSVLMPKALLEFKSYLQKHPPPCVATERATSNEPEQEEDGSERALTEEEITAAVDAWARGVAALPKPWKPQKPVLPVEGMRNVLITSALPYVNNVPHLGNIIGCVLSADTFARYCRLRNWNTLYVCGTDEYGTATETKAMEEGLTPQEICNKYNAIHADIYRWFDISFDYFGRTTTPHQTTIAQDIFQRLLARGFLLQDTVEQLRCEDCQRFLADRFVEGVCPFCNYEEARGDQCDKCGKLINAVELKNPQCKLCRGVPVVKTTQHLFLDLPKLEERLEPWLEQSWATGDWTANARYITRSWIRDGLKPRCITRDLKWGTPVPLDGFQDKVFYVWFDAPIGYLSITANYTDQWERWWKNPQQVELYNFMAKDNVPFHSVIFPCSLLGADDNYTLVNHLIATEYLNYEDGKFSKSRGVGVFGDMAKDTGIPADIWRFYLLYLRPEGQDSAFSWSDLMLKNNSELLNNLGNFINRAGMFVCKFFGGVVPDMVLTLDDKRLLARVTLELRQYHQLLEKVRIRDALRCILSISRHGNQYIQVNEPWKRIKGDEKDRQRAGTVTGVAVNMASMLAIMLQPYMPSVSLAIQGQLRIPPDCFILSHDFTCTLPAGHCVGTVSPLFQKLENDQVESLRKRFGGGQTEDVAVKPQAEQTHPAPATLGAPGDPQLIQELTEKVAKQGNYVRQLKANKAEKGEVDTEVAKLLELKKQLLLAEGKSPEVPVPKGKRKK; encoded by the exons ATGCGGCTGCGGGTGGCgccgggcggccccgccgcgctcAAGGTGCTGGcggctgccggagccgccgccgctccggTGCGGCTGGTCTGGGGTGACCCATTAG AGCGGCCCTTGGCCTCGCTGAGCCCCCCGTGGGTGCCCGCCCTGGAGCTGGACAGCGGCACCGTCCTCTTCTCCCCCAACGCCATCTGCCA GTTCTTCTTCCTCGCGCGTGGGGAGGAGCCCACGGACCTCACCAACCAGTGGCTGGAGTGGGAGGCCACTGAGCTGCAG CCGGCCGCCTCGGCTGCCCTGTATGCCCAGCTGGTGCACGGCAAGAAGGGGCTGGAGGCGGTGGAGGcgctggggcagctgctggacCACATTGAGCAGAATTTGACCAGGAGAGGCACTGCCTACCTTGCAGGG GACACCAAGTCAGTGGCCGATGTGGTTGTGTGGGGTGCCTTGTTCCCTGTCCTGCAGGATGAGACCAGCCTGCCAA GTGAGCTGCAGGCACTAAGGACCTGGTTCCAGAACATGACGCTTTCGGAGGCCTGCAGGAAAGCTGCTGACTCGGTTTTGATGCCCAAAGCACTGCTGGAGTTCAAGTCGTACCTGCAGAAGCATCCTCCGCCCTGCGTGGCCACGGAGAGAGCCACCAGCAATGAGCCCGA GCAGGAAGAAGATGGTTCTGAGCGTGCCCTGACGGAGGAGGAAATCACAGCTGCTGTGGATGCCTGGGCCCGCGGGGTTGCAGCGCTGCCCAAGCCCTGGAAACCGCAGAAACCTGT GCTGCCCGTGGAAGGCATGAGGAACGTCCTCATTACCAGCGCCCTGCCCTACGTGAACAACGTGCCCCACCTCGGCAACATCATTGGCTGCGTGCTCAGTGCTGACACCTTTGCCAG GTACTGCCGCCTGCGCAACTGGAACACACTGTATGTGTGCGGCACGGATGAATACGGCACAGCCACTGAGACCAAAGCGATGGAAGAGGGGCTGACGCCTCAGGAGATCTGCAACAAGTACAACGCCATCCACGCCGACATCTACCGCTGGTTCGACATCTCCTTCGATTACTTCGGCCGCACCACCACGCCACACCAGACCAC GATTGCCCAGGACATCTTCCAGCGCCTGCTGGCCCGTGGTTTCCTGCTACAGGACACCGTGGAGCAGCTGCGATGCGAAGACTGCCAGCGGTTCCTGGCTGACCGCTTTGTAGAGGGCGTCTGTCCCTTCTGCAATTacgaggaggctcggggggaccAATGTGATAAATGCGGCAAACTCATAAATGCTGTGGAGCTGAAG AACCCGCAGTGCAAGCTCTGCAGGGGCGTCCCTGTGGTGAAAACCACCCAGCACCTCTTCCTAGACCTACCCAAG CTGGAGGAGCGCCTGGAGCCCTGGCTGGAGCAGTCGTGGGCCACCGGGGACTGGACGGCCAACGCACGCTACATCACTCGCTCCTGGATCCGGGACGGGCTCAAACCCCGCTGCATCACTCGTGACCTCAAGTGGGGCACACCTGTGCCTCTCGATGGCTTccaggacaag GTTTTTTACGTGTGGTTCGATGCTCCCATCGGTTACTTGTCCATTACAGCCAACTACACGGACCAGTGGGAGAGATGGTGGAAGAACCCACAGCAG GTTGAGCTCTACAATTTCATGGCCAAGGACAACGTCCCATTCCACAGCGTCATATTCCCCTGCTCACTTCTGGGTGCTGATGACAACTACACCCTGGTGAACCACCTCATTGCTACAG AGTACCTGAACTATGAGGATGGGAAGTTTTCCAAGAGCCGGGGCGTGGGAGTGTTTGGGGACATGGCCAAGGACACGGGCATCCCTGCGGACATCTGGCGCTTCTACCTGCTGTACCTGCGGCCCGAAGGGCAGGACAGCGCCTTCTCCTGGAGCGACCTCATGCTCAAGAACAACTCAGAGCTGCTGAACAACCTGGGCAACTTCATCAACAG agctggcATGTTCGTGTGCAAGTTCTTCGGTGGCGTTGTCCCCGACATGGTCCTGACGCTGGATGACAAGCGGCTTTTGGCCCGTGTCACCCTGGAGCTGCGCCAGTACCACCAGCTGCTGGAGAAAGTCCG CATCCGCGATGCCCTGAGATGTATCCTTAGCATCTCCCGCCACGGCAACCAGTACATCCAGGTGAACGAGCCCTGGAAGCGGATCAAGGGCGATGAGAAGGACAG GCAGCGCGCTGGCACGGTGACGGGTGTGGCAGTGAACATGGCGTCCATGCTGGCCATCATGTTACAGCCTTACATGCCCAGTGTCAGCCTGGCCATCCAGGGACAACTCCGCATCCCCCCCGACTGCTTCATCCTGAGCCACGACTTCACCTGCACGCTGCCTGCCGGGCACTGTGTGGGCACT GTAAGCCCACTTTTCCAGAAGCTGGAGAATGACCAGGTTGAATCCCTGCGCAAACGCTTCGGGGGAGGACAG ACTGAAGATGTTGCCGTAAAGCCCCAG GCTGAGCAGACacatccagccccagcaaccctcGGGGCTCCCGGTGACCCCCAGCTGATCCAGGAGCTGACGGAGAAGGTGGCCAAGCAG ggCAACTATGTTCGGCAGCTGAAGGCCAACAAGGCAGAGAAGGGAGAGGTTGACACGGAGGTGGCCAAGCTCCTGGAGCTGAAGAAGCAGCTGTTATTAGCTGAGGGCAAAAGCCCTGAAGTCCCTGTGCCCAAAGGGAAGCGGAAGAAGTAG
- the MARS1 gene encoding methionine--tRNA ligase, cytoplasmic isoform X1 yields the protein MRLRVAPGGPAALKVLAAAGAAAAPVRLVWGDPLERPLASLSPPWVPALELDSGTVLFSPNAICQFFFLARGEEPTDLTNQWLEWEATELQPAASAALYAQLVHGKKGLEAVEALGQLLDHIEQNLTRRGTAYLAGDTKSVADVVVWGALFPVLQDETSLPSELQALRTWFQNMTLSEACRKAADSVLMPKALLEFKSYLQKHPPPCVATERATSNEPEVQPGPGMGHHGAGGDGCADPHWDQPSSLGPASPQEEDGSERALTEEEITAAVDAWARGVAALPKPWKPQKPVLPVEGMRNVLITSALPYVNNVPHLGNIIGCVLSADTFARYCRLRNWNTLYVCGTDEYGTATETKAMEEGLTPQEICNKYNAIHADIYRWFDISFDYFGRTTTPHQTTIAQDIFQRLLARGFLLQDTVEQLRCEDCQRFLADRFVEGVCPFCNYEEARGDQCDKCGKLINAVELKNPQCKLCRGVPVVKTTQHLFLDLPKLEERLEPWLEQSWATGDWTANARYITRSWIRDGLKPRCITRDLKWGTPVPLDGFQDKVFYVWFDAPIGYLSITANYTDQWERWWKNPQQVELYNFMAKDNVPFHSVIFPCSLLGADDNYTLVNHLIATEYLNYEDGKFSKSRGVGVFGDMAKDTGIPADIWRFYLLYLRPEGQDSAFSWSDLMLKNNSELLNNLGNFINRAGMFVCKFFGGVVPDMVLTLDDKRLLARVTLELRQYHQLLEKVRIRDALRCILSISRHGNQYIQVNEPWKRIKGDEKDRQRAGTVTGVAVNMASMLAIMLQPYMPSVSLAIQGQLRIPPDCFILSHDFTCTLPAGHCVGTVSPLFQKLENDQVESLRKRFGGGQTEDVAVKPQAEQTHPAPATLGAPGDPQLIQELTEKVAKQGNYVRQLKANKAEKGEVDTEVAKLLELKKQLLLAEGKSPEVPVPKGKRKK from the exons ATGCGGCTGCGGGTGGCgccgggcggccccgccgcgctcAAGGTGCTGGcggctgccggagccgccgccgctccggTGCGGCTGGTCTGGGGTGACCCATTAG AGCGGCCCTTGGCCTCGCTGAGCCCCCCGTGGGTGCCCGCCCTGGAGCTGGACAGCGGCACCGTCCTCTTCTCCCCCAACGCCATCTGCCA GTTCTTCTTCCTCGCGCGTGGGGAGGAGCCCACGGACCTCACCAACCAGTGGCTGGAGTGGGAGGCCACTGAGCTGCAG CCGGCCGCCTCGGCTGCCCTGTATGCCCAGCTGGTGCACGGCAAGAAGGGGCTGGAGGCGGTGGAGGcgctggggcagctgctggacCACATTGAGCAGAATTTGACCAGGAGAGGCACTGCCTACCTTGCAGGG GACACCAAGTCAGTGGCCGATGTGGTTGTGTGGGGTGCCTTGTTCCCTGTCCTGCAGGATGAGACCAGCCTGCCAA GTGAGCTGCAGGCACTAAGGACCTGGTTCCAGAACATGACGCTTTCGGAGGCCTGCAGGAAAGCTGCTGACTCGGTTTTGATGCCCAAAGCACTGCTGGAGTTCAAGTCGTACCTGCAGAAGCATCCTCCGCCCTGCGTGGCCACGGAGAGAGCCACCAGCAATGAGCCCGAGGTGCAGCCTGGCCCAGGGATGGGCCACCATGGGGCTGGTGGTGACGGGTGTGCAGACCCTCACTGGGACCAGCCTTCCTCACTGGGACCAGCTTCCCCGCAGGAAGAAGATGGTTCTGAGCGTGCCCTGACGGAGGAGGAAATCACAGCTGCTGTGGATGCCTGGGCCCGCGGGGTTGCAGCGCTGCCCAAGCCCTGGAAACCGCAGAAACCTGT GCTGCCCGTGGAAGGCATGAGGAACGTCCTCATTACCAGCGCCCTGCCCTACGTGAACAACGTGCCCCACCTCGGCAACATCATTGGCTGCGTGCTCAGTGCTGACACCTTTGCCAG GTACTGCCGCCTGCGCAACTGGAACACACTGTATGTGTGCGGCACGGATGAATACGGCACAGCCACTGAGACCAAAGCGATGGAAGAGGGGCTGACGCCTCAGGAGATCTGCAACAAGTACAACGCCATCCACGCCGACATCTACCGCTGGTTCGACATCTCCTTCGATTACTTCGGCCGCACCACCACGCCACACCAGACCAC GATTGCCCAGGACATCTTCCAGCGCCTGCTGGCCCGTGGTTTCCTGCTACAGGACACCGTGGAGCAGCTGCGATGCGAAGACTGCCAGCGGTTCCTGGCTGACCGCTTTGTAGAGGGCGTCTGTCCCTTCTGCAATTacgaggaggctcggggggaccAATGTGATAAATGCGGCAAACTCATAAATGCTGTGGAGCTGAAG AACCCGCAGTGCAAGCTCTGCAGGGGCGTCCCTGTGGTGAAAACCACCCAGCACCTCTTCCTAGACCTACCCAAG CTGGAGGAGCGCCTGGAGCCCTGGCTGGAGCAGTCGTGGGCCACCGGGGACTGGACGGCCAACGCACGCTACATCACTCGCTCCTGGATCCGGGACGGGCTCAAACCCCGCTGCATCACTCGTGACCTCAAGTGGGGCACACCTGTGCCTCTCGATGGCTTccaggacaag GTTTTTTACGTGTGGTTCGATGCTCCCATCGGTTACTTGTCCATTACAGCCAACTACACGGACCAGTGGGAGAGATGGTGGAAGAACCCACAGCAG GTTGAGCTCTACAATTTCATGGCCAAGGACAACGTCCCATTCCACAGCGTCATATTCCCCTGCTCACTTCTGGGTGCTGATGACAACTACACCCTGGTGAACCACCTCATTGCTACAG AGTACCTGAACTATGAGGATGGGAAGTTTTCCAAGAGCCGGGGCGTGGGAGTGTTTGGGGACATGGCCAAGGACACGGGCATCCCTGCGGACATCTGGCGCTTCTACCTGCTGTACCTGCGGCCCGAAGGGCAGGACAGCGCCTTCTCCTGGAGCGACCTCATGCTCAAGAACAACTCAGAGCTGCTGAACAACCTGGGCAACTTCATCAACAG agctggcATGTTCGTGTGCAAGTTCTTCGGTGGCGTTGTCCCCGACATGGTCCTGACGCTGGATGACAAGCGGCTTTTGGCCCGTGTCACCCTGGAGCTGCGCCAGTACCACCAGCTGCTGGAGAAAGTCCG CATCCGCGATGCCCTGAGATGTATCCTTAGCATCTCCCGCCACGGCAACCAGTACATCCAGGTGAACGAGCCCTGGAAGCGGATCAAGGGCGATGAGAAGGACAG GCAGCGCGCTGGCACGGTGACGGGTGTGGCAGTGAACATGGCGTCCATGCTGGCCATCATGTTACAGCCTTACATGCCCAGTGTCAGCCTGGCCATCCAGGGACAACTCCGCATCCCCCCCGACTGCTTCATCCTGAGCCACGACTTCACCTGCACGCTGCCTGCCGGGCACTGTGTGGGCACT GTAAGCCCACTTTTCCAGAAGCTGGAGAATGACCAGGTTGAATCCCTGCGCAAACGCTTCGGGGGAGGACAG ACTGAAGATGTTGCCGTAAAGCCCCAG GCTGAGCAGACacatccagccccagcaaccctcGGGGCTCCCGGTGACCCCCAGCTGATCCAGGAGCTGACGGAGAAGGTGGCCAAGCAG ggCAACTATGTTCGGCAGCTGAAGGCCAACAAGGCAGAGAAGGGAGAGGTTGACACGGAGGTGGCCAAGCTCCTGGAGCTGAAGAAGCAGCTGTTATTAGCTGAGGGCAAAAGCCCTGAAGTCCCTGTGCCCAAAGGGAAGCGGAAGAAGTAG
- the DDIT3 gene encoding DNA damage-inducible transcript 3 protein, with translation MAAEGLSAGGSTSALPAWDLEAWYQDLEEVLAAAEPSGSSAPWGAEQAELVQLWGTEGAGPEGCELDAALATELLEPASTAGAEPAGPPGSASPPQLGSEDEAGAAAGRGVKRKRCSAGVANKELAKRQERANEQRVLELMAHNERLRQEIRRLSAEVERTRAALIERIVNLRRA, from the exons ATGGCAGCCGAGGGGCTGTCTGCGGGAGGATCCACCAGTGCCCTGCCTGCCTGGGACCTGGAAGCCTGGTACCAGGACTTGGAggaggtgctggcagcagcagagcccagcggATCCTCCGCACCCTGGGGGGCTGAGCAG GCAGAGCTGGTTCAGCTGTGGGGCACGGAGGGGGCTGGTCCGGAGGGCTGCGAGCTGGATGCTGCCTTGGCTACTGAGCTGCTGGAGCCAGCGAGTACAGCGGGCGCAGAGCCAGCGGGACCGCCAGGCTCAGCCTCCCCACCCCAGCTGGGCAGTGAGGATgaggcaggggctgctgcagggCGTGGGGTGAAGAGGAAGAGGTGCAGTGCTGGGGTGGCAAACAAGGAGCTGGCCAAGCGCCAGGAGCGGGCCAACGAGCAGCGGGTGCTGGAGCTGATGGCCCACAACGAGCGGCTCCGCCAGGAGATTCGTCGCCTCAGCGCGGAGGTGGAGCGCACGCGGGCAGCCCTCATCGAGCGCATTGTGAACCTCCGCCGGGCTTAG
- the MARS1 gene encoding methionine--tRNA ligase, cytoplasmic isoform X3 has protein sequence MRLRVAPGGPAALKVLAAAGAAAAPVRLVWGDPLERPLASLSPPWVPALELDSGTVLFSPNAICQFFFLARGEEPTDLTNQWLEWEATELQPAASAALYAQLVHGKKGLEAVEALGQLLDHIEQNLTRRGTAYLAGDTKSVADVVVWGALFPVLQDETSLPSELQALRTWFQNMTLSEACRKAADSVLMPKALLEFKSYLQKHPPPCVATERATSNEPEEEDGSERALTEEEITAAVDAWARGVAALPKPWKPQKPVLPVEGMRNVLITSALPYVNNVPHLGNIIGCVLSADTFARYCRLRNWNTLYVCGTDEYGTATETKAMEEGLTPQEICNKYNAIHADIYRWFDISFDYFGRTTTPHQTTIAQDIFQRLLARGFLLQDTVEQLRCEDCQRFLADRFVEGVCPFCNYEEARGDQCDKCGKLINAVELKNPQCKLCRGVPVVKTTQHLFLDLPKLEERLEPWLEQSWATGDWTANARYITRSWIRDGLKPRCITRDLKWGTPVPLDGFQDKVFYVWFDAPIGYLSITANYTDQWERWWKNPQQVELYNFMAKDNVPFHSVIFPCSLLGADDNYTLVNHLIATEYLNYEDGKFSKSRGVGVFGDMAKDTGIPADIWRFYLLYLRPEGQDSAFSWSDLMLKNNSELLNNLGNFINRAGMFVCKFFGGVVPDMVLTLDDKRLLARVTLELRQYHQLLEKVRIRDALRCILSISRHGNQYIQVNEPWKRIKGDEKDRQRAGTVTGVAVNMASMLAIMLQPYMPSVSLAIQGQLRIPPDCFILSHDFTCTLPAGHCVGTVSPLFQKLENDQVESLRKRFGGGQTEDVAVKPQAEQTHPAPATLGAPGDPQLIQELTEKVAKQGNYVRQLKANKAEKGEVDTEVAKLLELKKQLLLAEGKSPEVPVPKGKRKK, from the exons ATGCGGCTGCGGGTGGCgccgggcggccccgccgcgctcAAGGTGCTGGcggctgccggagccgccgccgctccggTGCGGCTGGTCTGGGGTGACCCATTAG AGCGGCCCTTGGCCTCGCTGAGCCCCCCGTGGGTGCCCGCCCTGGAGCTGGACAGCGGCACCGTCCTCTTCTCCCCCAACGCCATCTGCCA GTTCTTCTTCCTCGCGCGTGGGGAGGAGCCCACGGACCTCACCAACCAGTGGCTGGAGTGGGAGGCCACTGAGCTGCAG CCGGCCGCCTCGGCTGCCCTGTATGCCCAGCTGGTGCACGGCAAGAAGGGGCTGGAGGCGGTGGAGGcgctggggcagctgctggacCACATTGAGCAGAATTTGACCAGGAGAGGCACTGCCTACCTTGCAGGG GACACCAAGTCAGTGGCCGATGTGGTTGTGTGGGGTGCCTTGTTCCCTGTCCTGCAGGATGAGACCAGCCTGCCAA GTGAGCTGCAGGCACTAAGGACCTGGTTCCAGAACATGACGCTTTCGGAGGCCTGCAGGAAAGCTGCTGACTCGGTTTTGATGCCCAAAGCACTGCTGGAGTTCAAGTCGTACCTGCAGAAGCATCCTCCGCCCTGCGTGGCCACGGAGAGAGCCACCAGCAATGAGCCCGAG GAAGAAGATGGTTCTGAGCGTGCCCTGACGGAGGAGGAAATCACAGCTGCTGTGGATGCCTGGGCCCGCGGGGTTGCAGCGCTGCCCAAGCCCTGGAAACCGCAGAAACCTGT GCTGCCCGTGGAAGGCATGAGGAACGTCCTCATTACCAGCGCCCTGCCCTACGTGAACAACGTGCCCCACCTCGGCAACATCATTGGCTGCGTGCTCAGTGCTGACACCTTTGCCAG GTACTGCCGCCTGCGCAACTGGAACACACTGTATGTGTGCGGCACGGATGAATACGGCACAGCCACTGAGACCAAAGCGATGGAAGAGGGGCTGACGCCTCAGGAGATCTGCAACAAGTACAACGCCATCCACGCCGACATCTACCGCTGGTTCGACATCTCCTTCGATTACTTCGGCCGCACCACCACGCCACACCAGACCAC GATTGCCCAGGACATCTTCCAGCGCCTGCTGGCCCGTGGTTTCCTGCTACAGGACACCGTGGAGCAGCTGCGATGCGAAGACTGCCAGCGGTTCCTGGCTGACCGCTTTGTAGAGGGCGTCTGTCCCTTCTGCAATTacgaggaggctcggggggaccAATGTGATAAATGCGGCAAACTCATAAATGCTGTGGAGCTGAAG AACCCGCAGTGCAAGCTCTGCAGGGGCGTCCCTGTGGTGAAAACCACCCAGCACCTCTTCCTAGACCTACCCAAG CTGGAGGAGCGCCTGGAGCCCTGGCTGGAGCAGTCGTGGGCCACCGGGGACTGGACGGCCAACGCACGCTACATCACTCGCTCCTGGATCCGGGACGGGCTCAAACCCCGCTGCATCACTCGTGACCTCAAGTGGGGCACACCTGTGCCTCTCGATGGCTTccaggacaag GTTTTTTACGTGTGGTTCGATGCTCCCATCGGTTACTTGTCCATTACAGCCAACTACACGGACCAGTGGGAGAGATGGTGGAAGAACCCACAGCAG GTTGAGCTCTACAATTTCATGGCCAAGGACAACGTCCCATTCCACAGCGTCATATTCCCCTGCTCACTTCTGGGTGCTGATGACAACTACACCCTGGTGAACCACCTCATTGCTACAG AGTACCTGAACTATGAGGATGGGAAGTTTTCCAAGAGCCGGGGCGTGGGAGTGTTTGGGGACATGGCCAAGGACACGGGCATCCCTGCGGACATCTGGCGCTTCTACCTGCTGTACCTGCGGCCCGAAGGGCAGGACAGCGCCTTCTCCTGGAGCGACCTCATGCTCAAGAACAACTCAGAGCTGCTGAACAACCTGGGCAACTTCATCAACAG agctggcATGTTCGTGTGCAAGTTCTTCGGTGGCGTTGTCCCCGACATGGTCCTGACGCTGGATGACAAGCGGCTTTTGGCCCGTGTCACCCTGGAGCTGCGCCAGTACCACCAGCTGCTGGAGAAAGTCCG CATCCGCGATGCCCTGAGATGTATCCTTAGCATCTCCCGCCACGGCAACCAGTACATCCAGGTGAACGAGCCCTGGAAGCGGATCAAGGGCGATGAGAAGGACAG GCAGCGCGCTGGCACGGTGACGGGTGTGGCAGTGAACATGGCGTCCATGCTGGCCATCATGTTACAGCCTTACATGCCCAGTGTCAGCCTGGCCATCCAGGGACAACTCCGCATCCCCCCCGACTGCTTCATCCTGAGCCACGACTTCACCTGCACGCTGCCTGCCGGGCACTGTGTGGGCACT GTAAGCCCACTTTTCCAGAAGCTGGAGAATGACCAGGTTGAATCCCTGCGCAAACGCTTCGGGGGAGGACAG ACTGAAGATGTTGCCGTAAAGCCCCAG GCTGAGCAGACacatccagccccagcaaccctcGGGGCTCCCGGTGACCCCCAGCTGATCCAGGAGCTGACGGAGAAGGTGGCCAAGCAG ggCAACTATGTTCGGCAGCTGAAGGCCAACAAGGCAGAGAAGGGAGAGGTTGACACGGAGGTGGCCAAGCTCCTGGAGCTGAAGAAGCAGCTGTTATTAGCTGAGGGCAAAAGCCCTGAAGTCCCTGTGCCCAAAGGGAAGCGGAAGAAGTAG